Proteins found in one Sorghum bicolor cultivar BTx623 chromosome 1, Sorghum_bicolor_NCBIv3, whole genome shotgun sequence genomic segment:
- the LOC8061436 gene encoding benzoate--CoA ligase, peroxisomal, whose amino-acid sequence MDQLPKRPANYVPLSPVGFLPRANAVYGDRASVIYGRVRFTWRQTYHRCRRLASALLSLGVRRGDVVSVLAPNVPAMYEMHFAVPMAGAVLNTINTRLDAGAVATILRHSGAKLFFVDYDYVRLASDALRLLAADGTPAVPLVAVIDDIDSPTGARLGELEYEALVAHADPDADLPPLEDEWDAVTLNYTSGTTSAPKGVVYSHRGAYLSTTSLLLQWGVTTEPVYLWTLPMFHCNGWTFTWGMAARGGVNVCIRDARPADIYRAIARHRVTHMCCAPVVFSILLEGQGAGDGAARQLEAPVHVLTGGAPPPAALLERVERIGFKVTHAYGLTEATGPALACEWRGQWDRLPLPERARLKARQGVSVLSLADADVKNAETMVSVPRDGKTVGEIVLRGSSVMKGYLNNPEANENAFRGGWFLTGDVGVVHQDGYIEIKDRSKDVIISGGENICSKEVEEVLFRHPAVADAAVVAMPHPYWGETPCAFVVRRNSAAELSEDDVLAFCRKRMARFMVPKKVQVVGALPRNALGKVEKVKLREAARKLAPTVPAQKPKGKTTTSSTTVGGRREDQPVAHVMAVSRL is encoded by the coding sequence ATGGACCAGCTCCCCAAGCGCCCGGCCAACTACGTGCCGCTGAGCCCCGTGGGTTTCCTGCCACGCGCCAATGCCGTCTACGGCGACCGCGCGTCCGTCATCTACGGGCGCGTCCGCTTCACCTGGCGCCAGACGTACCACCGCTGCCGCCGCCTCGCGTCCGCGCTGCTGTCCCTCGGCGTCCGCAGGGGCGACGTCGTCTCCGTGCTCGCGCCCAACGTGCCGGCCATGTACGAGATGCACTTCGCCGTGCCCATGGCCGGCGCCGTGCTCAACACCATCAACACGCGCCTCGACGCCGGCGCCGTCGCCACCATCCTGCGCCACTCCGGCGCCAAGTTATTCTTCGTGGACTACGACTACGTGCGCCTCGCCAGCGACGCGCTCCGCCTCCTCGCCGCCGACGGCACGCCCGCCGTCCCGCTCGTCGCCGTCATCGACGACATTGACTCGCCCACGGGGGCCCGGCTCGGGGAGCTCGAGTACGAGGCTCTCGTCGCGCACGCCGACCCCGACGCGGACCTCCCGCCGCTCGAAGACGAGTGGGACGCGGTCACGCTCAACTACACCTCCGGCACCACGTCCGCGCCCAAGGGCGTCGTCTACAGCCACCGCGGGGCGTACCTGAGCACCACCAGCCTGCTGCTGCAGTGGGGGGTAACCACCGAGCCCGTCTACCTCTGGACGCTCCCTATGTTCCACTGCAACGGCTGGACCTTCACCTGGGGCATGGCGGCGCGGGGCGGCGTCAACGTCTGCATCCGCGACGCGCGCCCAGCCGACATCTACCGCGCCATCGCGCGCCACCGCGTCACCCACATGTGCTGCGCGCCCGTCGTCTTCAGCATCCTCCTCGAGGGCCAGGGCGCCGGCGACGGCGCCGCCAGGCAGCTGGAGGCCCCCGTCCACGTCCTCACGggcggcgcgccgccgccggccgctctGCTCGAGCGCGTCGAGCGGATCGGTTTCAAGGTCACGCACGCCTACGGCCTCACGGAGGCGACGGGGCCCGCGCTCGCGTGCGAGTGGCGGGGCCAGTGGGACCGCCTCCCGCTCCCGGAGCGCGCGCGCCTCAAGGCGCGCCAGGGGGTCAGCGTCCTGTCCCTCGCCGACGCCGACGTCAAGAACGCCGAAACCATGGTCAGCGTGCCGCGCGACGGCAAGACCGTCGGGGAGATCGTCCTGCGAGGCAGCAGCGTCATGAAGGGCTACCTCAATAACCCGGAGGCGAACGAAAACGCCTTCAGGGGCGGCTGGTTCCTCACCGGCGACGTCGGCGTCGTGCACCAGGATGGATACATCGAGATCAAGGACCGGTCCAAGGACGTGATCATCAGCGGCGGGGAGAACATCTGCAGCAAGGAGGTGGAGGAGGTGCTGTTCCGCCACCCGGCCGTGGCCGACGCGGCGGTGGTGGCCATGCCGCACCCCTACTGGGGCGAGACGCCGTGCGCTTTTGTCGTGCGCAGGAACAGCGCTGCCGAGCTCAGTGAGGACGACGTGCTCGCGTTCTGCCGCAAGCGCATGGCGCGCTTCATGGTTCCCAAGAAGGTGCAGGTCGTCGGAGCGCTGCCTAGGAACGCGCTCGGAAAGGTCGAGAAGGTGAAGCTCCGGGAGGCGGCACGGAAGCTGGCGCCCACCGTACCGGCGCAGAAGCCCAAGGGGAAGACGACAACCTCATCGACGACGGTCGGCGGTCGCCGCGAGGACCAGCCGGTGGCGCACGTCATGGCGGTGTCAAGGCTATAG